A stretch of the Aphis gossypii isolate Hap1 chromosome 2, ASM2018417v2, whole genome shotgun sequence genome encodes the following:
- the LOC114120433 gene encoding fas apoptotic inhibitory molecule 1: MTEKPKYNEDTVAVWKLPLADGIHEIEFEHGTATGKRVIRLDGKIVRRKDWMFRLVGDEVFEIDNVQCTIKVEPDGLFMYTYDLLVDGKTLEDFCEYISKNRSTWLITADDGVENRIILDKASMDIIVNGTQVTDAMSEFIENGTETHFAIGEMLVTIRTEHSCDKKIGVVHSLFVNGALVTEL, encoded by the exons ATGACAGAGAAACCAAAATACAATGAAGACACGGTGGCGGTGTGGAAACTACCGTTAGCAGACGGTATTCATGAAATAGAATTTGAACACGGAACAGCTACTGGTAAAAGAGTTATTAGATTGGACGGAAAA ataGTGAGACGAAAAGATTGGATGTTTCGATTAGTCGGAGATGAAGTTTTTGAAATAGACAATGTTCAATGTACTATCAAAGTGGAACCAGATGGGTTGTTTATGTACACATATGATTTGTTGGTTGATGGAAAGACTTTGGAAGATTTCTGTGAATATATCTCAAAAAATCGATCTACTTGGTTGATTACTGCGGACGATGGTGTTGAAAATCGAATTATTCTTG ATAAAGCTTCTATGGATATTATTGTCAACGGAACTCAAGTTACAGACGCAATg tctgaatttattgaaaacggTACAGAAACACATTTTGCTATTGGTGAAATGTTAGTAACAATACGGACTGAACATagttgtgataaaaaaattggtgTCGTGCATAGTCTATTTGTTAATGGTGCTTTGGTtacagaattataa